The Paenibacillus macerans genome includes a window with the following:
- a CDS encoding YtrH family sporulation protein has translation MSSFLSKAVMDFFIAFGIVVGGAMVGGIGAVVSLQPPTQTMLDIADRIKIWALAAAIGGTIDPMRVIESNFFDGNLSPAIKQILYLLFAFFGAHMGSELVRWMCGGSRG, from the coding sequence GTGAGTTCGTTTTTGAGCAAAGCGGTTATGGACTTTTTTATCGCATTCGGAATCGTCGTGGGCGGAGCTATGGTTGGCGGGATCGGGGCCGTCGTTTCCCTGCAGCCGCCGACCCAAACGATGCTGGACATCGCCGACCGCATTAAAATTTGGGCGCTTGCCGCCGCGATCGGGGGCACAATCGATCCGATGCGGGTCATCGAAAGCAATTTTTTTGACGGAAACCTGTCCCCGGCCATCAAGCAGATTTTGTATTTGCTGTTTGCATTCTTTGGCGCCCACATGGGTTCCGAGCTGGTGAGATGGATGTGCGGGGGAAGCCGGGGATGA
- a CDS encoding YtpI family protein: MIQTIQYILYAVLIIACVCSVFFSFKSRRSLDPKVRGLSAAKTNISMGVTLIILALIQMFMFSGSSLRVVIGALFMVLGAFNIFAGIRNHGIFSRQKAE; encoded by the coding sequence ATGATCCAAACGATTCAATACATTCTGTACGCCGTACTCATTATCGCCTGCGTTTGTTCCGTCTTTTTCAGCTTTAAGTCGCGCCGTTCGCTCGACCCTAAGGTTCGCGGACTGTCCGCCGCCAAAACCAACATCAGCATGGGGGTCACGCTCATTATTTTGGCGCTGATCCAAATGTTCATGTTCAGCGGCTCTTCGCTCCGCGTCGTGATCGGCGCGTTGTTTATGGTGCTGGGCGCGTTTAACATTTTTGCCGGCATCCGCAATCACGGCATCTTTTCCCGCCAAAAGGCGGAGTAG
- a CDS encoding DRTGG domain-containing protein, with protein MEGQEESVTKHEQLLQHIEQLKIGTKISVRKLAKAMGVSEGTAYRAVKEAENLGIVITKERIGTVRVEKKPRNISDQLTFGDVVDIVEGHVLGGGEGLDKTLHKYVIGAMKIDAMARYIDAGSLLIIGNRDNAHSLALEQGAGVLVTGGFGTSREVKALADKLALPIISSRHDTFTVASMINRAIFDRLIKKKIMLVEDIVARKPRVNMLKAASNISDFDELSLETGHQHFPVVDEWNRVIGIVSRKNVEELSGDQPIEKCMTRHPITVGLQTSLASAAQIMVWEGIDFLPVVDRNRKLVSSVTRREVLQAMRDVRNQPQLGETFEHLMWNGFAEERDAEGKLFFRGMITPQMATDLGTISHGVLTSLMTQAGLRTAKDASGMDFVVDNITTYFVRPVQIENPVVILPVVLEMSRRACKLEIMLTYQDYLVSKAVMALQSIDHA; from the coding sequence TTGGAGGGGCAGGAAGAAAGCGTCACAAAACACGAGCAGCTGCTTCAACATATCGAACAACTTAAGATCGGTACGAAAATTTCCGTGCGCAAGCTGGCCAAAGCGATGGGCGTGAGCGAGGGAACGGCTTACCGCGCGGTCAAAGAGGCGGAAAACCTCGGCATCGTCATCACCAAGGAGCGGATCGGCACCGTTCGCGTGGAGAAGAAGCCGCGGAACATCTCCGATCAGCTTACGTTCGGCGATGTAGTCGACATCGTGGAGGGACATGTGCTTGGCGGCGGCGAAGGGCTGGACAAAACGCTGCACAAATACGTCATCGGCGCGATGAAAATCGATGCCATGGCGCGGTATATCGACGCCGGAAGCCTGCTGATCATCGGGAACCGCGACAACGCCCATTCGCTCGCTTTGGAGCAGGGAGCGGGGGTGCTGGTGACCGGGGGCTTCGGCACAAGCCGCGAGGTCAAAGCGCTGGCGGACAAGCTGGCGCTGCCGATCATTTCCTCGCGCCACGATACGTTTACCGTTGCATCCATGATCAACAGGGCCATTTTCGACCGGTTGATCAAGAAAAAAATCATGCTGGTGGAGGATATCGTCGCCCGTAAGCCGCGGGTGAACATGCTGAAAGCCGCGAGCAATATCTCCGATTTTGACGAGTTGTCGCTGGAGACGGGGCATCAGCATTTTCCGGTCGTGGACGAGTGGAACCGGGTCATCGGGATCGTCAGCCGCAAAAACGTGGAGGAGCTCAGCGGGGATCAGCCCATTGAAAAGTGCATGACGCGCCATCCGATTACGGTGGGACTGCAGACGTCGCTGGCTTCGGCCGCGCAAATCATGGTTTGGGAAGGGATCGATTTTTTGCCGGTGGTGGACCGCAACCGGAAGCTGGTTTCTTCCGTCACGCGCCGGGAGGTGCTGCAGGCGATGCGCGACGTGCGCAACCAGCCGCAGCTCGGGGAAACGTTCGAGCACCTGATGTGGAACGGTTTTGCCGAAGAGCGCGACGCGGAGGGGAAACTGTTTTTCCGCGGGATGATAACGCCGCAGATGGCTACCGACCTCGGCACGATTTCGCACGGCGTGCTCACCTCGCTGATGACCCAGGCCGGCCTGCGCACCGCCAAGGACGCAAGCGGCATGGACTTCGTCGTCGACAACATTACGACGTATTTCGTACGTCCGGTGCAGATCGAAAACCCGGTCGTCATCCTTCCGGTCGTGCTGGAAATGAGCCGCCGGGCCTGCAAGCTGGAGATTATGTTAACTTATCAGGACTATCTCGTTTCCAAGGCGGTCATGGCGCTGCAATCGATCGATCACGCATAG
- a CDS encoding YwiC-like family protein, whose protein sequence is MRLKHYIPNQHGAWAMLVLPFLFGMAASTPGWIHALLFACWLLIYLLMFPLLQWVRTGKGDRYRKPALLYGTLLVPAGTALALLRPDIILMALLFLPLFAVNVYYARQKRERALVNDIAAIVQFSIMVFVSFRLGGGTDYGAAVELFLISIGYFAGTAFYVKTIIRERNNPRFYFYSVSYHLILSLLAAWLFPLSLLLPALLLLARAAWCPRIRITAKQTGIMEIVYSVIVLAAVWMTYA, encoded by the coding sequence ATGCGCTTGAAGCATTATATCCCCAATCAGCATGGAGCCTGGGCGATGTTGGTCCTTCCGTTCCTGTTCGGCATGGCCGCCTCGACCCCCGGGTGGATCCATGCCCTGCTGTTTGCTTGCTGGCTGCTGATCTACTTGCTGATGTTTCCTTTGCTGCAGTGGGTCCGCACGGGCAAAGGCGATCGCTACCGCAAACCGGCCTTGCTGTATGGAACGCTTCTCGTCCCTGCCGGAACGGCGCTCGCCTTGCTTCGCCCCGACATCATCTTGATGGCCCTGCTGTTCCTGCCTCTGTTTGCCGTCAACGTCTACTACGCCAGGCAAAAACGCGAACGCGCCCTGGTTAACGACATCGCCGCCATCGTGCAGTTCAGCATCATGGTGTTTGTTTCTTTCAGGTTGGGCGGAGGTACGGACTACGGGGCAGCCGTGGAGCTGTTTTTGATCAGCATCGGCTATTTCGCGGGCACGGCTTTTTACGTCAAAACGATCATCCGCGAGCGGAACAACCCCCGGTTCTATTTCTATTCCGTGAGCTATCACCTGATATTGTCGCTGCTCGCCGCTTGGCTGTTCCCCCTTTCGCTATTGCTGCCGGCTTTGCTGCTGCTGGCCAGGGCCGCATGGTGTCCGCGCATACGGATCACGGCAAAGCAAACCGGAATCATGGAAATTGTCTATTCCGTGATCGTGCTTGCGGCCGTATGGATGACTTATGCCTGA
- a CDS encoding DUF2249 domain-containing protein, with product MNPIKATVNATEYPPQLKHKTIFDAYEALHPGEAMLLINDHDPVPLRYQFEAMHPGRFTWEYLEEGPDTFRVKIGKN from the coding sequence ATGAATCCGATTAAAGCAACCGTAAACGCCACCGAGTATCCGCCGCAGCTTAAGCATAAAACTATTTTTGACGCTTACGAAGCCCTGCATCCGGGAGAAGCCATGCTGCTGATCAACGATCATGACCCGGTGCCGCTGCGTTATCAATTTGAGGCGATGCATCCCGGACGGTTCACTTGGGAGTATCTTGAAGAAGGGCCGGACACATTCCGGGTGAAAATCGGCAAAAATTAA
- a CDS encoding DUF2249 domain-containing protein has product MENRVVELDVRPQLRQGAEPLGIIMSTVKQLKGGEIFVLHATLKPVPLLKLMELRGYRNQCEQVAEEHWKVTFERKSK; this is encoded by the coding sequence ATGGAGAACCGGGTTGTCGAGCTTGATGTACGCCCGCAGCTGCGCCAGGGAGCGGAGCCGTTAGGAATCATTATGAGCACCGTTAAGCAGTTGAAGGGAGGCGAGATTTTCGTCCTGCACGCCACGCTCAAGCCCGTTCCGCTGCTGAAGCTGATGGAACTTAGAGGGTACCGCAATCAATGCGAGCAGGTGGCGGAGGAGCACTGGAAAGTAACCTTCGAACGAAAAAGCAAGTGA
- a CDS encoding TIGR04053 family radical SAM/SPASM domain-containing protein has protein sequence MIQDRDYNVNPFIVIWEVTRACALKCLHCRAEAQYHPDPRQLSLEEGKKLIGDIAEMDKPLFVFTGGDPLMRPDLFELARYAIQDKGLPVSMTPSATPRVTFSAVRKAKEVGLSRWAFSLDGSTAAIHDHFRGTPGSYEMTMKGIGFLQQLDIPIQINTTVSRYNLDDLPRIAEAVKEMGAVLWSVFFLVPTGRGMVRDMITPEEHERVMEWLAKMQRAMPYGIKATEAPHYRRVFLQQQKRGGGAGEEAGAVKRKDVLGRSPKGVNDGDGFVFISHTGEVYPSGFLPVSCGNVRDSSLSDIYRNSPVMRQLRDKTLLKGKCGACEYKQLCGGSRARAYAVTGDYLESDPYCAYVPRGYERK, from the coding sequence ATGATTCAAGACAGGGACTACAACGTAAATCCGTTTATCGTCATCTGGGAGGTGACGCGGGCTTGCGCGTTAAAATGCCTGCACTGCCGGGCGGAAGCCCAGTATCATCCCGATCCGCGCCAGCTTAGCCTCGAGGAAGGGAAGAAGCTGATCGGCGATATCGCGGAAATGGATAAACCGCTGTTCGTGTTTACCGGCGGCGATCCGCTGATGCGCCCCGATTTGTTCGAGCTGGCCCGGTACGCGATTCAGGACAAAGGGCTGCCGGTCTCGATGACGCCAAGCGCCACGCCGCGGGTCACATTTTCCGCCGTGCGTAAGGCCAAGGAGGTCGGCTTGTCCCGCTGGGCATTTAGCCTTGACGGTTCGACGGCCGCAATCCATGATCATTTTCGCGGAACACCGGGTTCCTATGAAATGACGATGAAAGGGATCGGTTTTTTGCAACAGCTCGATATTCCGATCCAGATCAACACGACGGTCTCCCGCTACAACCTGGACGACCTGCCGCGGATCGCCGAAGCGGTAAAGGAGATGGGGGCCGTGCTTTGGAGCGTGTTTTTCCTCGTGCCGACGGGCCGGGGGATGGTGAGGGACATGATTACGCCCGAGGAGCATGAACGGGTGATGGAATGGCTGGCCAAGATGCAGCGGGCGATGCCTTACGGCATCAAAGCGACGGAGGCGCCGCACTATCGCCGTGTGTTTTTACAGCAGCAAAAGCGCGGAGGCGGTGCCGGCGAAGAGGCCGGGGCGGTGAAGCGCAAAGATGTGCTCGGCCGTTCGCCCAAGGGCGTTAACGACGGGGACGGCTTCGTGTTTATCAGCCATACCGGCGAGGTGTACCCGAGCGGATTTTTGCCGGTAAGCTGCGGCAACGTCAGGGATTCTTCGCTATCCGACATATACCGGAACTCGCCCGTCATGCGGCAGCTCCGCGACAAGACATTGCTGAAAGGCAAATGCGGCGCCTGCGAGTACAAGCAGCTTTGCGGCGGTTCCCGGGCCAGGGCGTACGCCGTGACCGGCGATTATCTGGAAAGCGATCCGTACTGCGCTTATGTACCGCGGGGGTATGAGCGGAAGTAG
- the hemG gene encoding protoporphyrinogen oxidase encodes MSKKIAVIGGGITGLSAAYYVRKLLREQGVNAGVTLVEQSDRLGGKIRSLRRDGFTIEQGPDSMIARKPAALELIRELGLEDKLAGTNPQAKRSYILHRGKFHPMPPGLMLGIPTQMWPMVKTGLLSPAGKLRAAMDLLLPARRGGGDESLGGFIRRRLGREVLEQMTEPLLAGIYAGDTEQLSLKATFPQFMEMERKHRSLILGLLAGKKQPPRPGGSQVPLPKAAQTSMFLTLTGGLEGLTEALEESLSEEKIITGQAVTGLSQQEAGYELNLSGGERLNADGVILAVPAFAAARLLDGVPEAAYLERVRYVSVANLAFAYRREDVPHDLNGSGVLIPRGEGRMITAITWVSSKWLHSAPGDKALLRAYIGRLGDEAWTAMCRADIERRVAAELRDLLGIAASPLFCELAALPESMPQYPVGHVERLEALRGALCRAKPGLLLCGAGYAGVGIPDCIRQGKEAAESMAAYLRDGR; translated from the coding sequence GTGAGCAAAAAAATCGCCGTCATCGGCGGAGGCATAACCGGGTTAAGCGCGGCTTATTACGTGCGTAAATTGCTGCGTGAACAGGGGGTAAACGCTGGGGTTACCCTCGTGGAACAGTCCGATCGGCTGGGCGGCAAAATCCGTTCCCTACGACGTGACGGCTTTACGATAGAACAGGGCCCGGATTCAATGATCGCGCGCAAGCCCGCCGCGCTGGAATTGATCCGGGAACTCGGGCTGGAGGATAAGCTGGCGGGAACGAATCCGCAGGCGAAGCGAAGTTATATATTGCATCGCGGCAAATTCCATCCCATGCCGCCGGGGCTGATGCTCGGCATACCGACGCAAATGTGGCCGATGGTCAAGACGGGGCTGCTCTCTCCGGCCGGCAAGCTGCGGGCCGCGATGGATCTGCTGCTTCCCGCGCGGCGCGGCGGCGGCGACGAATCGCTCGGCGGCTTCATCCGCCGCCGGCTCGGCAGAGAAGTGCTGGAGCAGATGACGGAGCCGCTTCTAGCCGGCATATATGCCGGGGACACCGAACAGCTTAGCTTGAAAGCGACGTTTCCGCAGTTTATGGAGATGGAGCGCAAGCACCGCAGCCTGATCCTTGGGCTGCTGGCCGGCAAAAAGCAGCCGCCGCGGCCGGGGGGAAGCCAGGTCCCGCTGCCGAAGGCCGCGCAAACCAGCATGTTTCTGACGTTGACGGGCGGTTTGGAGGGACTGACGGAAGCGCTGGAGGAATCGCTAAGCGAAGAGAAAATAATTACCGGCCAGGCGGTAACCGGACTGTCGCAGCAAGAGGCGGGTTATGAGCTTAACTTAAGCGGGGGCGAGCGTTTGAACGCGGACGGAGTCATTTTGGCAGTTCCTGCTTTTGCTGCGGCCCGGCTATTGGATGGCGTTCCCGAAGCCGCTTACCTGGAGCGGGTCCGTTATGTGTCCGTGGCCAATTTAGCCTTCGCCTACCGGCGGGAAGACGTTCCGCACGATTTGAACGGCTCCGGCGTGCTTATCCCGCGCGGGGAGGGGCGAATGATTACGGCCATTACCTGGGTTTCTTCGAAATGGCTGCATTCGGCTCCCGGCGATAAAGCGCTGCTGCGAGCCTATATCGGCCGCCTGGGCGACGAGGCATGGACCGCGATGTGCAGGGCCGACATCGAGCGCCGGGTGGCCGCCGAGCTGCGCGATTTGCTGGGCATCGCCGCCAGCCCGCTGTTTTGCGAGCTCGCCGCTTTGCCGGAGTCGATGCCCCAATATCCGGTCGGGCATGTCGAGCGGCTTGAGGCGCTGCGCGGGGCATTGTGCCGGGCGAAGCCGGGGCTGCTGCTGTGCGGCGCGGGATATGCCGGCGTAGGCATTCCCGACTGCATCCGGCAGGGCAAGGAAGCCGCTGAAAGCATGGCGGCTTATTTGAGGGATGGACGGTGA
- the ilvB gene encoding biosynthetic-type acetolactate synthase large subunit has translation MSINQTLRLKTGAELLIECLLEEKADTIFGYPGGAVIPIYDALYECSGIRHILTRHEQAAVHAADGYARVTGRAGVALVTSGPGATNAVTGIANAFMDSVPLVVLTGQVSTDLIGRDSFQEVNIFGMTMDVTKHNYAVTDIAQLPRIVKEAFYIATTGRPGPVLIDLPKNIMAAKTGLVPALQASIRGYQPAPPIPDESAGLIRVKLRASRRPVLVAGGGVVSSGAAEELVRFAENAGIPVATTLMGIGAFPSRHPLYLGMLGMHGTYAANRAVHQADLLICLGTRLNDRLSGKAKSFSPQSWKIQVDVDDAELDKNIPMDLSIQGGIRELLAQLNAQPCDSLGSEWAEDAAGWERKVPQFTASDGKSTLNPQEVIKLLDKLTEGNAVVATDVGQHQIWTAHHYRFSRPRSFLTSGGLGTMGFGFPAAIGAAIALEGDDRPILCVTGDGSFQMNLQELMTAVDYRLPVKIAILNNGYLGMVRQWQQLFYERRYSSVQISSPDFAAFANAYGVPGFRAQTVQEAELAIRQALEIPGPALMEFNVREEQNVYPMVPPGESNDKMLTGEGEL, from the coding sequence ATGAGTATAAACCAGACATTGCGGCTTAAAACGGGAGCAGAGCTGTTGATCGAATGCTTGCTGGAGGAAAAAGCCGATACGATTTTCGGGTATCCCGGCGGAGCGGTGATCCCGATTTATGACGCGCTCTATGAATGCTCCGGCATCCGGCATATTCTGACCCGGCACGAACAGGCCGCCGTACATGCGGCGGACGGTTATGCGCGGGTTACGGGACGGGCCGGCGTGGCCCTGGTCACCTCGGGACCGGGAGCTACGAACGCGGTGACGGGGATTGCCAACGCCTTTATGGACTCGGTGCCGCTGGTGGTGTTGACGGGGCAGGTATCCACCGATCTGATCGGGCGCGACAGCTTTCAGGAAGTGAACATTTTCGGCATGACGATGGATGTGACGAAACATAATTATGCCGTTACGGATATCGCCCAATTGCCGCGGATCGTGAAGGAAGCCTTTTATATCGCCACGACGGGAAGACCCGGACCAGTGCTGATCGATCTGCCCAAAAATATAATGGCGGCCAAAACGGGGCTGGTTCCGGCCCTGCAAGCTTCGATCCGCGGCTATCAACCCGCCCCGCCGATTCCTGACGAGTCCGCAGGCCTCATCCGGGTCAAACTTCGGGCATCCCGCCGCCCGGTTCTCGTAGCCGGAGGCGGGGTAGTCTCGTCCGGCGCCGCCGAGGAGCTCGTCCGGTTCGCCGAGAACGCCGGGATTCCCGTCGCGACTACGCTGATGGGGATCGGGGCTTTTCCCTCCCGGCATCCGCTGTACCTCGGCATGCTCGGCATGCACGGCACCTATGCCGCCAACCGGGCCGTCCATCAGGCCGACCTGCTTATCTGCCTCGGCACGAGGCTAAACGACCGTTTGTCCGGCAAAGCCAAATCGTTTTCCCCGCAGTCCTGGAAGATCCAGGTCGATGTCGACGATGCCGAGCTGGACAAAAATATCCCCATGGATCTGAGCATCCAGGGGGGTATTCGGGAACTGCTGGCCCAGCTGAACGCTCAACCCTGCGATAGCCTGGGAAGCGAATGGGCGGAAGACGCCGCCGGCTGGGAACGAAAGGTCCCGCAATTTACCGCCTCTGACGGCAAAAGCACGTTGAACCCGCAGGAAGTCATTAAGCTGCTCGACAAACTGACGGAGGGCAATGCGGTCGTGGCTACGGATGTCGGACAGCATCAAATCTGGACCGCTCACCACTACAGATTTTCCCGCCCCCGTTCATTCCTGACTTCAGGCGGACTCGGCACGATGGGCTTCGGCTTCCCCGCCGCCATCGGCGCGGCGATCGCCCTGGAGGGCGATGACCGGCCGATCCTGTGCGTGACCGGAGACGGGAGCTTTCAAATGAACCTGCAGGAATTAATGACGGCCGTCGACTACCGGCTGCCGGTTAAAATCGCCATCCTGAACAACGGTTATTTGGGCATGGTCCGGCAGTGGCAGCAGCTGTTTTATGAACGGCGTTATTCCTCCGTGCAAATTTCCTCGCCGGACTTTGCGGCCTTCGCGAACGCCTACGGGGTCCCCGGATTTCGCGCGCAGACGGTGCAGGAGGCCGAACTTGCGATTCGCCAGGCGCTGGAAATTCCGGGCCCCGCGTTAATGGAGTTCAACGTCCGGGAAGAGCAGAACGTCTATCCGATGGTGCCGCCCGGAGAAAGCAACGACAAGATGCTGACGGGCGAAGGCGAGCTGTAG
- a CDS encoding YlbF family regulator, whose amino-acid sequence MNIYDKAHDLAAALKDSPEVAEITDALKLIEADPEGKRMLDDFRVRQNAAQQRMMAGEMPSPEEMEQMEKQFEALSLNLNIRRLFDAERRLSIIIQDINKIITDSLQHLYGAGM is encoded by the coding sequence ATGAATATTTATGACAAAGCGCATGATTTGGCGGCAGCCTTGAAGGACAGCCCGGAAGTGGCGGAAATTACGGATGCGTTGAAGCTTATAGAAGCCGACCCGGAGGGTAAACGGATGCTGGACGATTTCCGCGTCCGCCAAAACGCGGCGCAGCAGCGGATGATGGCGGGGGAAATGCCGTCTCCCGAAGAAATGGAACAGATGGAGAAGCAGTTCGAGGCGCTGAGCCTGAACCTGAACATTCGCCGTCTGTTTGACGCGGAACGCCGGCTTAGCATCATTATCCAGGACATCAACAAGATCATTACGGACAGCTTGCAGCATTTGTACGGGGCGGGAATGTAA
- a CDS encoding DUF445 family protein codes for MADWLYVVINVVVAAFVGGITNHFAIKMLFHPRNPVHIGKFKVPFTPGLIPKRRDDIAESLGRVVAEYLVTAEGLQETVQRPAFRQKAEGYLQGLIERWEASTLTLGDAAVRIWGEAGWEALKPRLAAEARRASAAGFESLWRRYEWDSIPLKKLIPGWSEASRKKWSTAAAEAILQAVEEELLSAAGQRMLSKMASGLMDKAGGFLGTMAAIFVDEDKLVQKLTPALVRALRGEEAVSKTAKAIETRLEQYGDKPAAELLAALTGEEALDWLMGKLELLPVEAWIEQAEGMPLRSLLAPWKERAAAAIPAVAERALRLTAQGIPAAMQAVQLPQLVEEQVRKFPVERLEEIILSVSGKEFRAITWLGVLLGGGIGLFQSLLMLVAR; via the coding sequence GTGGCCGATTGGCTTTATGTTGTCATTAACGTGGTGGTGGCTGCCTTCGTGGGCGGAATAACCAATCATTTTGCGATTAAGATGCTGTTTCACCCCAGAAATCCGGTACATATCGGCAAGTTCAAGGTTCCGTTTACGCCGGGGCTTATTCCGAAGCGGCGGGACGATATCGCCGAGTCGCTGGGCCGGGTGGTGGCGGAATACCTGGTTACGGCCGAAGGGCTGCAGGAGACCGTGCAGCGGCCGGCCTTCCGGCAAAAAGCGGAGGGGTATTTGCAAGGTTTGATCGAGCGCTGGGAGGCAAGCACGTTGACGCTTGGCGATGCGGCCGTGCGGATATGGGGCGAAGCGGGATGGGAAGCGCTGAAACCGCGGCTGGCCGCCGAGGCGCGGCGAGCGTCGGCGGCAGGATTTGAAAGCCTGTGGCGGCGTTACGAGTGGGATAGCATTCCTCTAAAAAAGCTCATTCCCGGCTGGTCGGAGGCAAGCCGCAAGAAATGGAGCACCGCCGCGGCGGAAGCGATTCTGCAGGCGGTGGAAGAAGAGCTGCTGTCGGCCGCAGGGCAGCGGATGCTGTCCAAGATGGCTTCGGGCCTGATGGACAAGGCCGGCGGATTCCTCGGAACGATGGCGGCGATCTTTGTGGATGAAGATAAGCTGGTGCAAAAGCTGACGCCGGCCCTTGTCCGGGCGCTGCGAGGGGAGGAGGCGGTAAGCAAAACGGCGAAGGCGATCGAAACGCGGCTTGAGCAGTACGGAGACAAACCGGCCGCGGAGCTGCTTGCCGCCCTGACCGGGGAGGAGGCTTTGGACTGGCTTATGGGGAAGCTGGAGCTTCTGCCGGTGGAAGCATGGATCGAACAGGCGGAAGGAATGCCGCTCCGCTCCTTGCTGGCCCCCTGGAAGGAGCGGGCGGCCGCGGCGATTCCCGCGGTGGCCGAACGGGCGCTGCGCCTCACGGCTCAGGGGATCCCCGCGGCCATGCAGGCCGTTCAACTGCCGCAGCTGGTTGAGGAGCAGGTGCGGAAATTCCCGGTGGAACGCCTAGAGGAGATCATCCTCAGCGTGTCCGGCAAGGAATTCCGCGCGATCACCTGGCTGGGCGTGCTGCTCGGTGGGGGCATCGGCTTGTTCCAGTCTTTGTTGATGCTGGTGGCAAGGTAA
- a CDS encoding YheC/YheD family protein yields the protein MPSKKMTVQIMSPGLLEDDTLALGDMLIKQWKIPTDLPLFLAFGSFRHSVKVIPLTRSDGVRMSAGLARKMGIQPRSPLRLTYRPHSSTIQFGPLLGVLLSQDYAENPERPFGKMTLFCRELANACSRQGVYVYFFTPEHIGKNSEQVSGWVFYKDEWKKTQLPAADVFYNRLTSRKLENKPSVQHFMKEVKSRYGSHFFNEKYLDKTEVFDALAKDGSLLRYLPESHLFRGYSMLKAMCAKYPIVFLKPVKGSLGKGIIRISRLENGVYQALTTQVGGTRRHTYPSLTKLFSALSGRMKATRYQIQQGLHLIEIDHRPVDFRALVQKNLAGKWSTTSIVARIAGNQHFVSNLARGGTLSTVKEAISRSSLQPGMKSRVDARLRKAALDIAQGVDANLPAHFGEFGIDLAVDISGRVWLIEVNSKPSKNDNTPMGAGKIRPSVKRVIEYTRYLSGF from the coding sequence ATGCCCTCCAAAAAAATGACGGTACAGATCATGAGTCCGGGCCTGCTTGAAGACGATACTCTCGCGCTCGGAGACATGCTGATCAAACAGTGGAAAATACCGACCGATCTTCCACTCTTCCTGGCCTTCGGATCATTCCGGCACAGTGTAAAAGTCATCCCTTTAACCAGATCCGACGGAGTTCGAATGAGTGCTGGACTTGCAAGGAAAATGGGAATTCAGCCGCGATCGCCGCTGCGGCTCACATATCGCCCTCATTCATCTACCATTCAATTCGGCCCCTTGCTCGGCGTTTTGCTTAGCCAGGACTATGCGGAAAATCCGGAAAGACCTTTCGGTAAAATGACGTTATTTTGCAGGGAACTCGCAAACGCCTGCTCCAGGCAAGGGGTGTATGTCTACTTTTTTACGCCGGAGCATATCGGCAAAAATTCCGAACAAGTGTCCGGCTGGGTCTTCTACAAAGACGAATGGAAAAAGACCCAATTGCCGGCCGCAGACGTATTTTACAATCGGCTGACCTCCCGCAAACTGGAGAACAAACCTAGCGTACAGCATTTTATGAAAGAAGTAAAATCCCGTTACGGGAGCCATTTTTTCAACGAGAAATATCTCGATAAAACCGAGGTGTTCGACGCGCTGGCCAAAGACGGCTCGCTGCTCCGTTATTTGCCGGAATCCCATCTGTTCCGGGGCTACTCCATGCTCAAAGCCATGTGCGCCAAATACCCGATCGTTTTTTTGAAGCCGGTCAAAGGCAGTTTGGGAAAAGGGATCATTCGCATTTCAAGGCTCGAAAACGGCGTCTATCAGGCGCTAACCACCCAGGTCGGCGGTACGCGGCGCCATACCTATCCCAGCCTAACCAAGCTTTTCTCCGCCTTGTCCGGCCGCATGAAGGCGACCCGGTACCAGATTCAGCAAGGGCTGCACCTGATCGAGATCGATCATCGGCCGGTCGATTTCCGCGCTCTTGTCCAGAAAAATCTGGCCGGCAAGTGGAGCACGACCTCGATCGTCGCCCGGATTGCCGGAAACCAGCACTTCGTGTCCAACCTGGCCCGCGGAGGCACGCTAAGCACGGTTAAGGAGGCGATCTCGCGCAGTTCGTTGCAGCCGGGAATGAAGAGCAGGGTCGACGCCAGATTGAGAAAGGCGGCGCTGGACATCGCCCAGGGCGTTGACGCCAATTTGCCGGCCCATTTCGGGGAATTCGGCATCGATCTGGCGGTCGACATCAGCGGCCGGGTTTGGCTGATTGAGGTCAACTCCAAACCTTCCAAAAACGACAACACCCCGATGGGCGCCGGAAAGATCCGCCCGTCGGTCAAGCGAGTTATAGAATACACCCGCTATTTGTCCGGCTTCTAA